In Planctomycetota bacterium, the DNA window AGCCAGGCTTCCGGACGAAGCCTGGCTGGCGTACAACGCCATCTCACTCGGCGGCGATCTAGATCTGGGCCTCGGTGAATTCGGCCAGGGCACGGCGCGCGTCGTGGCGATCGGGCCCGCTCCGGCGCACATCGACCCGAACGCGCCCGCACGCGGCACGGTGCTGATGACCAGTCGGCGGACGGACGCGCCGACGGTCGACGTGTACCTCGACGGGCAGTCCACGGCTCTGGCGATAACGGCCGAGCATCCCGTGTGGTCGCTGACGCGGGACGCGTGGGTGCCGGCCGCCTACCTGCAACCTGGCGAGCTCGTTGCAACGGCTAGCGGTTCGGCCACAGTGCTGGCCGTGGGTCGGGGCCACGATCGGACGGTCTACAATTTCGAGGTCCACGGCGATCGCACCTTCTACGCTGGTGACAGCGGGGCAGGTCAGAAACGCTCCAGAAGCCGTTTTTTGCCTCGATGCACTGCCAGGGTTCCGGGTGAGTTCTCAAACCGTCCGAATCCGCGCCTCACCTAACGCTGCTGCCCAAGCCGATCGTGGGCCCACTCTCTCCATCGCTGGCTGTCTCCGCGCAGCGCAATCTGGCCTAGGCGGATCTCGGTCTCTGGCGTCACACGACCCTCGTACATCTCCAGCCTCGTCATGGCCTGGATCGTCGGCATGTGGCCCGGATAGGCCTCGAGCGCCGTGGAATAGGTCGCGAGTGCCTCGTCGATCTGGCCGGCCTGTTCCAACGTGAGAGCGAGGTTCATCCTCGGATCGGGATGTCCGGGCATGAGCTTGCGGGCCCACTCGAACTCGCTGGCGGCCTCGTACATCTTGCCCTGCTTGAGGTAGACGACGCCGAGGTTGTTGTGCGCGGGGCCGTGGTACAGGTCGGCGTTGAGCGCCCTGCGGAGCATGTTCTCGGCGCGTTCGAGCGAATCCGGCGAATCGTCCTCGGCGATCGCTCGGGCGGTCTCCTGCGTCAGGTGCTGCGCCGTAGCCGTGTCGCGGCGCGACTCGGTCTGCGGGCGGTACGGTCCGTGGGGTCCGCTCGAGCAACCCGTGGTCGCGATGGTCGCGAGCAGGACGATTGCGCACGCGCTTCGGTTCATGGCGCATCCTCCAGATACACCGCCGACAGCGTGAGTTCGGCGGTATAGCGGTTCTCGTGGCCCCCGTCGTGGGTCAGCGAGACGTCGGTGGTGGTCCACAGCCGCTGGGCACTCCGCCAGGCGACGAGCACGCGACCGACCTCGCCCGGTGTTATGCCCCGCAGGGTCGCCCGCACGGACTGCGTCCGGTAGCGATCGGCATCATCGCCGCGGCCGATGCGGGAGGTCGTGGTTGCGTCCGCTCGCACGCCGGTGAGCTTCTGCGGCGGTACGCCAGCATCGGCCATGGCCTCACGGAGCCGCGCGATGACGTCCTGCGGCGGGCGCTGGCCAAGGGAGATGCGCTCGGCCCTCCCACGCAGATCTTCGAGTCGTTGTGCGTCCTGCTGCGCCCGAACGAGCCGGAGTTCCACCGTCTCGACGGCGGCGGCCGCTCTACTCCATCGGTGGTGTTGCAACGCGACGAGGACCGAGCACGCCACCAGCAAAAGGGCTATGGTCCAGGTTGTTTTCGTCATGGCGAGGCCCCCGCGGTGAGGGTGATCGTGGCAAGGAACGCCCCCCGCTGGGATTCGGCCCGCGGCACCTGCGCCGTCCATCGATCGTCTTCCGCGAGTGCCTGGCTCAGGAGTTCGGCACGTTCGATGGCATCAATTTCGGCGATGAGCTGGATCTGGCTCGCCGATGCGGTGAGGCGGCGCGTGCGTGCGAATAACTCCGGCGGCCAGGAAGCCAGCGCATCGGCGAGGGCCGGGGTCACGTCCTCGCCCACGCGGTTGGATCTGGCGGGACCGTCGGGCGATCGCGATCGCTCCAGCCGTCGAAGCTCGGCAAGCATCGCAAGCTCGTCCGCGACGTCGGCTTCGGGCAGAGCGATCTCGAGCACGGCTTGTTTCTGCAACATGAGATCAGCCCAAACTTCGGATAGAGCGCGAATGCGGTGCTCCATGCCCAGTAGCAGCAGCACGGTTGCGCTTCCGATCAGCAATGCGGCGGCAGCATGCAGCCGTGCGCGCGAACGCCGCACGGCGCATGGCGTGCAGTCGTGTACCAGGAGATTGATGTCGCGCGTCGGATCGAGCGACTCGCCGCACGCTTCGAGCACGAATGCCGGCGCCGAGGCCGGCCGGAGCACGAGGACCCCGTCGCCTATAGCCTCATCGGCCTTCTCGCGGGCAGTGGCGCACGCCAGCGTTCGTTGCGCATCGATGGGCGCATAGGCCGGCTGCACGCGTTCGATCGGCAGCGGTAGCTCGCCCTCGAAGGCGAAGTCCAGCCGCTGGCGGTGACGCCTCGTCGGCCGACGCGGGCAGGGCTCATCCAGGACCGCCCAGTAACATAGATCGGCGCGGCGCTCCCATCGGTTGGTTCCCTCGGGAGCAACGATCATCGTCGATCCTCCGCGTAGAGCGTGAGCAATGTCTGCGTCTGGCCGGCAGCAAACCGCACGCCCTCATCATCGATGAGTTCGACGACGTGCCCGCCTACTTTGTCTCCTTCCACCAGCGTGAGCAGGGCATCGGCGGCGGGGTCGTACATGAGTGCCGCGAGCACGTTGTCGTCGCGGCGATGCACGATCGCAAGCAACTCGACGCGGAGCGGTTCGACGCGGGTGGTCGCGATGACCGGCTCGCGTACTCGTGGAGGGGGTGGTGGCGGTGGTGGGGGCGGATTCCACAGCGCGACGTCGAAGTGCCTCGGATCGACGGCGAGCAACTCATCGCTCTCCTTGGGTGGTGCGGCCGTTCCGGATTCGATCGGTGTCGGGGCAACGAGCGGAACGCGGGGCGCGTGGCTGGAGAACGCCCATGCGGCCAGGAATGCGACGGAGCACAGGCCGGCTGCGCCAACGGCCGCCTCGGCCAGGTGCCAGCGCATCAGTGGGTGGCGACCGTGAGAAATCACTGGGCGACCTCCAGCCGCTGGACGATGCGCCATGTGCTGCCTTCCCGGAGCCACACGGTCCACCACGCACGCCGCAGGGGGCCGATGCGCAGGTCCGTGCAGATCGCCCAGCACGGGCTCGCCGCTAGCAGCTCCAATGGACCCTCGACGCGGTTGCCGTCCAACCGTGTGAGCGAGCCGAGCGGCACGCGATCCCCGCGGCTGCGTGCATCGATCACGACTTCGATGCCGCCCCGACCCGCGTCGCGCATGGCGGCCTCGACGATCCGGAGGGGGGCCGTCGCCAGATTGATGGAGGTGCGCTCGGTGCCGGCATGGGTTGCGAGTAGTTCGCCTGCGGCGAGCAGAGAATCTTGGATCGACACGCGTGGAAAGACGGCGAGATCCACTGGTGCAATCGAGGCCAGCTGATCCAGCCCCGTGGGTCCCGATGTTCGCTCGGTCGTCCAGGTTGCGCGGAGCTGCGCAATCCGAGCCGGCAGCGTGCCGCGGAGGCCGAGCGGGGCATCGCCGAGCGGCACCATGCCATGCTGATCGAAGGCCGCCAAGTTCACCGCTACGGTCTCACCAGCGAGCGGGAGTTCCTGGGACGCAATGGCGACACGCGGCGAAGCCGTCTCGGGCGGAAGCGATACGGTCAACGAATGTTCGGAGAGCCAGTCCGAGGCGATCCGATCGCATTCCAGACGCAGATCGTCGAGGATCGCGAGCCTCCGCGCGTCGCGTGTGGCGACTCGATCGAGGCTGGCGGTCGAGGCTAGCGTCGCGAGCACGGTCGTCACGAGCGCAAGGGTCGCGAGCACGATGAGGAGGGCAGCGCCGCGGCGATGTCTTGCGGGGAGCGTGTACGTCATGGTCGTACTACCAGGCCCGCGCGACCGAGCGGGCCGTCTAGTGCGAGTCGCCACGCGACAACGCGACGATCGTGCTCGATCGGTGTCGCATCGAATGATCGGACCCGACCCAGCACGAATTGCTGGCTTGCCTCGCCGGATTGCGTACGAACGCTACGGATCAAGGCCTCGTCGAGGCCATCGAGTTCGTAGCGCACGACGGTCGCCAGCGGCATGCCCCCATCGATTGCCCCTCTCGATCGAAGCTGCACGTATCCGGGACCGCGGATGATTGCGGACGCCCGCGGCTCCGCGATGTCCCGCCGGGCGAGATCGTCCGCGACGGCTTGCAGCGCCCGCCGTGCGGCCATCTGCCAACGGAGCGACGGTGTTGCTTCGGTATGCAAGGCCGAGGCCGTGCGCAGGAGGGCCGCTGACGCCGATGCGATGGCGGCAAGCAATGCGAGCGCCAGCAGCACCTCTATGAGCGTAAGACCACGGTGGCAGGCGCGACTCCTGAGGGGTGGCGTCATGGGAGCGTTTCCCGTGCGAGCCGGACGCGACGGGCGATCTGGATCGTGTTGCTGGCTTGCACGATGAGCCAGCCCGCTCGTTCGCCCTCTGGCTCGTCGGCATCGATCGGTTCGGCCGCGTGCACGCGAAGCGTGAGCATATCGAGGCCCGATGATTCGAGCGACTCCGCTCCGGTCCCGAAATCCCCGGCGAGCTGCACGTCGAGGCCGTCCCAGTTCTCGCTCGGTCCCTTGGGCAGGCCGAAGGCCTCGGGATCATCGAGCATCTGATCGGCAACGAGCGACAGCGCCGCGATGAGTTCGGCGGCCGCGGTCTCTCGGGATGCCGAGGTAACTCGAGCCGCGTTGCGGATCAGTGTTGCCGAAGAGGCCGACAGCGCGGCGAGCAGCGCGAGCGCGACGAGCGCCTCGAGCAAGGAGAAGCCGCGCCTCATGGAACGCGCTCCGCCCAGCCGGTCAGCCCCGATACACGCCATCGCTCGACAATTGATGCATCGCGTGCCCGGACCACTTCGAACTCATAATCCGGGCATCGGCCCCTGGAGTCGAATACGACTTCATCCAGCGGCGAGCCACCGGACTGGGGGCGCACGCGGACATCCAGCGGCGCCGGCATGCGGCGGTAGGAGACCGCGTTGCGGTCGTTGTTGCCGGCGTGTAGGGTGAGAACGCCATCGCTTCGGACGAGCCTCGCACCGTTTTCTCGGCTGGCGAGCTGCCTCGCCCGCCCATCGAGTTCGAAGACGGCCGAGCGCGCTTCGAGCACGCGCGACCGTTCGCCCGCTCCAGACAGCCCGACCGTAGCAAAACCGGCGAGCAGGCCGAGCAACGCGATCACGAGCAGCGTCTCGATGAGCGTCACGCCGCGGACCATCAGTTCTGTCCTCGCAGATCGATGGAACTTACATCGGCGGCCTCGCCCTCGCCTCCAAGCACGCCGTCCTGGCCGAGCGACACCACCTCGTAGGGATGGTCGTCGGGCCCGGGCACGACCAACCGGTAGGGCTGGTCCCACGGGTCGACGAGTTGGCCGGGACCGAGGTAGTACGCCGAGGACGGTGACGCCGCGGGCGCGGTGAGCGCCTCGAGCGACTCGGGCCAATCACCGTGTTCGAGTCGATAGGTCTCCAGCTTGCCCGCGACGATGCCCACGCCGGTGCGGGCCAGCTCCCGCTTGCCCTTGCCGAAGGCGCCGCTAAAGCCCACGGTGAGCGTGGCCGCGAGCAGCCCGAGGATGACCACGACCGCGAGCACCTCGACGAGCGTCATGGCGCGGGAGCATTCGATTTCACGTTTCGAATTCATGCTTACCCCAGCACGTCGCGCAACCGCACGAGCGGCAGTGCAGCCGCCATCACGACCACGCCAATGATGGCTGACAAGACCAGGATAACCGTGGGTTCTGCCAGCGCCGCCAGCCGATCGATCATGCGGTGTGCCCTGCGTTCTTCCCGCGTCGCGATGCGATCGAGCATGGCGTCTAGCTCACCCGCGGCCTCGGCGGAGGCAACGAGCCGCGTCAGCTCCGGACTGAACCACAACGGATCGTCCAACGCTTCTGCCAATGTTCCGCCCCCTTCGATGGACTTGGCGGCTTGCTTGAGCTCACGCCCTAGTGACGCGGAGATCGGGCCAGCGCAAGTCGCTGCCGAGGCTCGCAGGGCTTCGACCAGTGGTACGCCACATCGCCCCATGGCGGCCAGCTCGCCACAGATGCGAGCGACGGACCCGGCCCGAAGGGCGCTCGGGACTAAGCGCCGCAGCATCATCGGCCATGCTCGTCCCGAAGCAGCCACGGCGCGGGCGGCAGCAAATGGTGCAAACACAGCGAATGCTGACGCGGCCACGAGCAGGGGCCACCACACCGCGAGCGTCGAGCCAACGGCGATGACACCCGTGGTGAGCGTGGGTGGCTGCACGCCGGAGTCAGTTAGGACCTCGACGAGACGCGGAAGTGGTCCCAGACTGAGGAACACGACAACGACGAGACCCACGAGCGAAATCAGTGCGGGATAGGCGAGCACGCCGGCCAGCTTGCTAGCAAGTTGGCTGGAGCGGGCCTGGCGTTCACCCAGGACGCGCAGTGATGCCGACAACTCGCCCCGACGCTGGCCCGCCTCGGTGATCGCAACCTCGGACAACCCAAACCAGGCGGGCCGATCGCCCATTGCCTCGTGCAAGGGGGCGCCCTCCGACACCTTTTCCTGCAGTTCCCGGGCGAGACGCTGGATCGGTCTGGGCCGTGCGTCTCCTCCGGGATCGCCAAGCGTGGCTAGCGCTTCGGCCAGCGGCAGCCCGGCGTCGAGCATCGTGCTCAATGCGTCGTAGAGATCCGCTCGAGCCGCAGCGCGACGACTGCGGCTATATGCATCGGCGGAGTGTCGCAAAGAGGTCCATGCTCGACCAATCCAGAGCCATGCGTTTCGGTGTTCGTTCGATGCTCGAGGAGTGTTTCGGAGAGCCCCCGCAGACCTTAGATCCAGCAATCGCAGGCCCTCGCGTCGCAGAAGGGCCCTTGCTTCGGCTGCGGACGGCGCTTCGAGGTAGCCGGCCCGCACGTCGCCTCGGGAAGCGACCGCCTTGTACCGCCATGCGGTCATGCCTCATTCTCGACGACGTGTGCGGTCTTGGAAGCGCCGCTGACGCGCTGCACCTCGGCCTCGGTCGTGATGCCCAGCCGAACCAAATCCATCCCCGCTTCGTAGAGGGTTCGCATGCCGGTGTCGCACGCGAGTTCTCGGATTCGCCCGGCGTCACCGCCTCCGCCGATCACCCTGCGGATCGCGTCATCGACCAGCAAGAACTCGAACACGCCCACCCGCCCGCGATAACCCGTGCGCAGGCACCCCTCGCAGCCCCGGCCGTCGCATTCCGCGTGCACGCGGCGAACCAGCCGCTGGGCGAGCACGGCCGAGAGCGAGGCCGAAACGAGGTAGGGCTCGACGCCGAGGTCCACCAGCCGCGTCACAGCCGTCGCGGCATCGTTGGTGTGCAGCGTTGAGAACACCACGTGGCCCGTGAGCGACGCCTGGATTGCGGTCCGTGCCGTTTCCTCGTCGCGGATTTCGCCAACCATGATCACGTCGGGGTCTTGTCGGAGGATGTGCCTCAGGCCGGTTGCGAACGTCACGCCCTTCTTCGTGTTGACCTGAGCTTGGCTGATCGCCACGTCCTCGCTCGAAAGTTCGTATTCGATGGGATCCTCGATCGTCATGACATTAAGGTCTGCGGCGCTGCTGCTTGCGATCCAGCGCAGCGTGGTGTAGAGGGTTGTGGTCTTGCCACTGCCGGTCGGGCCGGTCGAAAGCACGATGCCACTGGATCGTGACGCTGCCTCCATGAACGACTCACCGATGGGCGCGGGCATGCCCAGCTGCGCGAAGTCTCCGAGTTGTTCGGCCGTATCGCCCTCCAAGAGGCGGAGCACGGCCCGTTCGCCGTGCGCAGTTGGCATCGTGCTGATTCGCATGTCGATGGTGCGAGGCTGGGAGCCGGCCGTGCCCGAGGATCCGCCGATCGTGGCCGTAGTCCGGCCGTCTTGAGGCAGCCGGTGCTCGGCAACGTCCATGCGACCCATGACCTTGATTCGGCTCGCGATGGCCTTGGCTAGCCCGGGGGGTAGGCGACGCACGGTGTGCAACGCACCATCCACCCTTGTGCGCACGAGCGTAGCGACCGCAGTCGGCTGGATGTGCAGGTCGCTCGCGCCGCGGCCGATGGCCTCGAAGAGCAAGGCGTCAACCAACCGGATCACCGGTCCCTTGCCGTGCGTGTGCAGTAGGTCCTTGTCCTCATCCAGCAACCGCACGACTTCATTCGCGTGTTCGTCGATGCCGTCGTCGTCTCCGGCATCCACATTGGCAACCGGAGTCACTGTGCTGTATGCAGTATCAATGGCACGGGCCAATGCCTCTGCGTCGATCGTCTCGATGTGCCATGCAACATCGAGGTGGACGCAGCAGTTGTGTGGAATAGAGGGTCTGGTGTTCGTACTGGTGAGCAAGCGCGGTTCACCATGCAGCACGACACCCAGGACCAAGTGCCGTCTCGCAAACTCCTCCGACACAGCATGGAGAAAGTCGTGGTGTGGTTCATAGGAGGAAGGACTGAGCACGGCGGCCTGCTCTGGCGAGTCAACTGCCATCGCGCGCCTCCAGCGATTGCGAGCCGAAGATGAGCCTTGGTTCAACCTCGGGCCAGCCATCGTCTATGCCGAGCTCGACTGACGTCCGCCGCCCCAGGTGCTTCAGGGCTTCAAACCGATCTCCGCGCACCACGCTGGCACGGACCAGCACGTAGAAGCGCGTGCGGCTCCCCGAACTCGATTGATTCTTGAAGAGTGCGCCCACCAGCGGGATGCGGCCCAGCAGCGGCAGACGCGTTTCCGAGTCGCCCTCCTGCGTCGTCTCGAGGCCTCCCAGGACGACGGCGTAGCCGTCCGGGATCGTCGCCACGCTGCTCAGCGAACTATCTTGGCGCGGCGGGGGCAATGATGGATCGCTCGAATCGCCAACAAATGCGCTCAGCGAGATGTCGTACTCCAGCAGCAGGTGATCGCCCTCGGCGATCTGCGGCCGCAGCGTCACCTGGGTCCCGGCCTGCGACGAGCCACCAAAGCTTGTCGTCGCGACGGTGTCCGAGGCGTTCACGCTGAGGAAGGGTTCTTCGGTGATCGAGTCGAGCGTGGCCTGCTCGTTGTTGTTGACCAGCAGACGGGGCGAGCTGAAGCTGCGGCCATCGGTGACCGTCTCGAGCGCGCGCACAACCACCGAAAAGTCGCCGGGGTTGAGCACGACGCCCGTGAAGCCGAGCGCATCGCCGACGACCCGGCCATCATCGCCCGAGGTGCTCAGGCCGAACAGCGAGGCTACACGGAACAGCGTGTCGCCCGACATCTCGATGGACTCGAGCTCGACGCCGAGATCGAAGGTTTGCCCCTCGTTGAGCGCCACGATCGAGACCTCGAGCATCACCTGCGGCTGCCGCTTGTCGATCGTCCCCAGCAGGCGTTCGAGCTCGTCCAGAAGCCGGGGCTCGCCAATGGCGATGATGGAACTCGTGCCGGCATCGGCGGTGAGTGCCAGGCCATCAACCGCGAGCCCGGATGGAGTCGTCGCTGGCGCCTGCGAAGCGGATGATTCTGCCGCGGGAGGCGCGAGCGCCTGGGTCACGCCGGCCTCGATAAGCTCGCCGAGCAGGCCGACGACCTCGTCAACCGGACGGTTCCGCACCGCAAACGTCCGCATCGAGCGCCTAGATGCAACGTCGACGGCATCCAGCCGATCGATCAGATCCCGGATGTCGTCGTGCTGCGAGGGCGTCGCGGTGATGAGAAGCGTTCCGGTCAGGGTGTCTTTTACTACCGAGATAGCAACGTCCTCGCTGTCGAAGAGCTGCGAGACGAGCGACTCGACCTCATCCAGTCCGAAGTGGCGCGGGCGGTACTCGCGACGTTCGCGATCTTCTTCGATATCGATCTGCGCAAGGAGGTACTCCCATGCCGGGAACTCGGTCTCCGGAGCTACGAGCAGGAGCATCTGGGTGCCATCCAGAGGCACAAGCCGCCCCACTAACGGCCGATCGGTTAGCACATCTCGAGCAGTCACCGCCTGGGTCGCGCCGGCCAAAAGACGGGAAGCCGAGACGTGTCGCGGCCGAATGCGTCGCACGATAGGAGCCGTGCTTGGTAGATCGAATTGCGACCATATGGCGACCGACTGTCTAAGGCGGTCGCGGTGGTCCCTGATGAACACGGCGCCCGTGCTTCCGAGTTCTGTTATTTGGCCGGCCTTGCTTAGCAGTGGCCGCACGAGTGCAAGCGATTGTTCTGTGGTTAGATGTTCAGGATGGAGGACCACTGCCTCGAATCCGGGCTGGACACCGGCGCCTTCCTGATCGTCACCACGCTGCGTACGAACGTACGAAAGATCCGATGCCTCGGCGACTCGCACGACACGGAGCATGTTGGTGTCCGAGATGCCAACCGTTGTCCATCCATAGCTGCCGAGCAATCCGTGAACCAGAGCCCAGAGTTCCGCATCGGCTAGCGGCGTACCGATCCGCAGAGTTACGGATTGCTGGAGCTGCGATTCGTCGTACTGGATGTCTATGCCGACGCGATCGGCCGCAACGTCCACGAGGCGCGCTAGCGATATCCGGCCGGCAAGTCGCGAATCCGATTCCTGAGACCATCCGAGCCCAGCGGCACAGGCCAGCACGATCATGCACCATGTCGCTTGCGAGCGATCCATGCCGCTAGAACCGCATCGCAGCACGAACGCCCGGAAGATCACGACGAAGTCGGGCTTCCGCGTCTAGTACGTCGGCGGACTCGGTCACCGACCGGACCAGGCCTACGGCGACTGGATCCGCCGCGCGACCTTGGCGACGCGCTCGCTCGACCTCATGTGCAGCCGCGAGGATGTCATGCCATTGATCGCGCGTTCGATCTAAGACCCTCCATGCAAGTGGTACACCCTGCGGAACATCGTTGGACGTCCGAGCAAAGCGATCTTGCACGTCGAGCGGTAGCTGGACGAACGCATCATCGCGAATTCGCATGGCTGCGTTTGCCATTGATGCCTCTATGTTGGCGATCTCCGATGCGAGCCGGGTCATTGCCAGTTCCGCGTCCGGATCCGCGGGATTATGCGTATGTGCTCGGAGGGCCCGGCGGTAATCCCCGATGAGTGCCGCCCGGCGTGCCCGGAACAGCCGAATCTCGGTGCGCTCGTCTACGCACTGGATCACGGCTTGGCGGATCGCACCGCACTCGGATGGCGCAACGCCAGCAACAGTCAGCACTTCGGGTATCAACAGAGCCGATGCAGCACCCTCGTGCGGCGATATTGGTTCGGTGCCCGCTAGCACGAACATGATCAACAAGGACAACATGGGACAGCTCCTTCATGTACACGAAGAGCATACCGAATGTCGCATCCTTGAAACAATGCAATCTGCACGACTTTAAAAAAATAGGCAAGATATTAAAATGGGGTTGCATGGCGAGTATGGTGATTTTACGATGACGTATAACAGAATCTGACGGCGCGAAGGAGAACACATGCAACGCTTGGCATGGGTCGGAGCCCTGTTGGTATCGCTGTTTGCGTCATGCGCAGCTCGAGGGCAGTGTTATGACGATCCCTGCTGCCAGTACATCTATCTGGGGCCAACGCTCGGATACACGTGCATCTGGTTCTGTCCGCCGCCGGACATGCCAGTGCCGCTGGTTCCCGAGACCGATCCGTGCAGCATCACGCTCTGCGAGTGGCTGTGTCTCATCCAGACGCCGCCTGGTGGTCCGGGCAGCGATCCGGCATTGTGTCTGGGTAGCAATCCTCTGGGAGGCAATCCTTGCGACCCATGCGCAATCGCGCACCTGATCTGTGCCTATGCGGCGGCGTGCCCTGGCGAGACCATCGAGGACTTGGTGGGCGACTTTATTAGTCCAGCCAACTGCATCGATCCGTGCCTGGTTGGTAATTGCCCGTCCTGTTACTGCACCTGGAGCCCGGAAGAGAAGGCCACCTTCTGGTCGTGCCTAGGGCAGTGCTCGGTGGCCGAGTGCGACGAGATCCCGATGGTGTGCGATACGATGCCGATCTCGAATCCCATGATGCCGGATGACGAATGCACGGGCACCTGCGAGGGGCTTGGTCGCTACATCGATCGCATAAGTGAATGCGCTCTCGACAACGGCAGCTGCCTGCTGAGCGATGAGCAGATCCTCGATCTGGTCTGCCAGTGGGCCACGGCGTGTGCCGGAGCCAGCCCGCTCGGTGTTGATTCGTCGGTCTGCCTGGATTGCGTCGAGGGTGTGCTCGGTCGGCAGCTCACGGCCGACGAGCGCCTCGAGGTCCTGCTCTGCCTCGGCTGCTACCCCTGCATCGGTAGCGGCCCGGACCCCGACCCAAGCGTCGCGTGTGACGCCGGCATGGTGACCTGCGATTCGCTGCGGGACTATCTCAGCGAGTGGATCGCGTGCCTCACGATCGATGGGACGGAGCCCACGCGCGCGGACATCCTCGCCGAGATCTGCACGCGGCTCAAGGACGCGAGCTGCATGGACACCCTCGCGAAGCGCTGCCAGGCGTTGGGCAGCATCCTCGATTCGGGCTGCCTCACGGAGCTGCTCGGCGGACCGATGACCTACGACGAGCTGTACAACCTCCTGGAGTGCAGCGGCTGCGTGCAGTGCGTGGGGTGCGATGGCGTGCCGGTGGATTGCATGCTGTGCACGGTCGACCAGCCCGGCAACTGGGACTACACCGGCGATGGGCAGGTTGGCTGCGACGACCTGTACTTCCACGTCATCGGCTACGACATCTGCCGGAAGAACGCCGGATGCGCGGTGACCGACGCCGATCGCCGCAGCCGGCTCCTGGACTTCTGGGAGAACGCTCCGCACGGCATCTCCTGCGACGAAGCCGCCAAGTGCATCCGTTCGGCCTCGCGGACGGCGCCCACCTTCGCGTGGTGGATGAGCTTCTACCAGACGCCCAAGGCGGGCGCGACGACGAACTGCTT includes these proteins:
- a CDS encoding tetratricopeptide repeat protein is translated as MNRSACAIVLLATIATTGCSSGPHGPYRPQTESRRDTATAQHLTQETARAIAEDDSPDSLERAENMLRRALNADLYHGPAHNNLGVVYLKQGKMYEAASEFEWARKLMPGHPDPRMNLALTLEQAGQIDEALATYSTALEAYPGHMPTIQAMTRLEMYEGRVTPETEIRLGQIALRGDSQRWREWAHDRLGQQR
- a CDS encoding prepilin-type N-terminal cleavage/methylation domain-containing protein; translation: MRRGFSLLEALVALALLAALSASSATLIRNAARVTSASRETAAAELIAALSLVADQMLDDPEAFGLPKGPSENWDGLDVQLAGDFGTGAESLESSGLDMLTLRVHAAEPIDADEPEGERAGWLIVQASNTIQIARRVRLARETLP
- a CDS encoding prepilin-type N-terminal cleavage/methylation domain-containing protein: MVRGVTLIETLLVIALLGLLAGFATVGLSGAGERSRVLEARSAVFELDGRARQLASRENGARLVRSDGVLTLHAGNNDRNAVSYRRMPAPLDVRVRPQSGGSPLDEVVFDSRGRCPDYEFEVVRARDASIVERWRVSGLTGWAERVP
- a CDS encoding type II secretion system protein GspG, whose protein sequence is MTLVEVLAVVVILGLLAATLTVGFSGAFGKGKRELARTGVGIVAGKLETYRLEHGDWPESLEALTAPAASPSSAYYLGPGQLVDPWDQPYRLVVPGPDDHPYEVVSLGQDGVLGGEGEAADVSSIDLRGQN
- a CDS encoding type II secretion system F family protein, coding for MTAWRYKAVASRGDVRAGYLEAPSAAEARALLRREGLRLLDLRSAGALRNTPRASNEHRNAWLWIGRAWTSLRHSADAYSRSRRAAARADLYDALSTMLDAGLPLAEALATLGDPGGDARPRPIQRLARELQEKVSEGAPLHEAMGDRPAWFGLSEVAITEAGQRRGELSASLRVLGERQARSSQLASKLAGVLAYPALISLVGLVVVVFLSLGPLPRLVEVLTDSGVQPPTLTTGVIAVGSTLAVWWPLLVAASAFAVFAPFAAARAVAASGRAWPMMLRRLVPSALRAGSVARICGELAAMGRCGVPLVEALRASAATCAGPISASLGRELKQAAKSIEGGGTLAEALDDPLWFSPELTRLVASAEAAGELDAMLDRIATREERRAHRMIDRLAALAEPTVILVLSAIIGVVVMAAALPLVRLRDVLG
- a CDS encoding GspE/PulE family protein, with amino-acid sequence MAVDSPEQAAVLSPSSYEPHHDFLHAVSEEFARRHLVLGVVLHGEPRLLTSTNTRPSIPHNCCVHLDVAWHIETIDAEALARAIDTAYSTVTPVANVDAGDDDGIDEHANEVVRLLDEDKDLLHTHGKGPVIRLVDALLFEAIGRGASDLHIQPTAVATLVRTRVDGALHTVRRLPPGLAKAIASRIKVMGRMDVAEHRLPQDGRTTATIGGSSGTAGSQPRTIDMRISTMPTAHGERAVLRLLEGDTAEQLGDFAQLGMPAPIGESFMEAASRSSGIVLSTGPTGSGKTTTLYTTLRWIASSSAADLNVMTIEDPIEYELSSEDVAISQAQVNTKKGVTFATGLRHILRQDPDVIMVGEIRDEETARTAIQASLTGHVVFSTLHTNDAATAVTRLVDLGVEPYLVSASLSAVLAQRLVRRVHAECDGRGCEGCLRTGYRGRVGVFEFLLVDDAIRRVIGGGGDAGRIRELACDTGMRTLYEAGMDLVRLGITTEAEVQRVSGASKTAHVVENEA
- a CDS encoding secretin N-terminal domain-containing protein, coding for MIVLACAAGLGWSQESDSRLAGRISLARLVDVAADRVGIDIQYDESQLQQSVTLRIGTPLADAELWALVHGLLGSYGWTTVGISDTNMLRVVRVAEASDLSYVRTQRGDDQEGAGVQPGFEAVVLHPEHLTTEQSLALVRPLLSKAGQITELGSTGAVFIRDHRDRLRQSVAIWSQFDLPSTAPIVRRIRPRHVSASRLLAGATQAVTARDVLTDRPLVGRLVPLDGTQMLLLVAPETEFPAWEYLLAQIDIEEDRERREYRPRHFGLDEVESLVSQLFDSEDVAISVVKDTLTGTLLITATPSQHDDIRDLIDRLDAVDVASRRSMRTFAVRNRPVDEVVGLLGELIEAGVTQALAPPAAESSASQAPATTPSGLAVDGLALTADAGTSSIIAIGEPRLLDELERLLGTIDKRQPQVMLEVSIVALNEGQTFDLGVELESIEMSGDTLFRVASLFGLSTSGDDGRVVGDALGFTGVVLNPGDFSVVVRALETVTDGRSFSSPRLLVNNNEQATLDSITEEPFLSVNASDTVATTSFGGSSQAGTQVTLRPQIAEGDHLLLEYDISLSAFVGDSSDPSLPPPRQDSSLSSVATIPDGYAVVLGGLETTQEGDSETRLPLLGRIPLVGALFKNQSSSGSRTRFYVLVRASVVRGDRFEALKHLGRRTSVELGIDDGWPEVEPRLIFGSQSLEARDGS